One Colias croceus chromosome 7, ilColCroc2.1 genomic window carries:
- the LOC123693304 gene encoding uncharacterized protein LOC123693304 — MTEELKSATQEGSSQVEIEPIRNITKKVHVPQKTLESRLWDLLQPVARLWGLITAVVMSGAGAELTVLQYDLAPALIAGATLVFILETMWVIALFVDLLGRRGEYTLGLRCWDFMRWSCGRARAPFYACAATALLFANLTLLTTISGGMLLILAALRAAVPFSPYANHGPHSPRAGSSLLTQHEPNLPDVYYNAANATDDKCEEMTVINVKTPSKSRSVTPKPSLLEL; from the exons ATGACTGAAGAGTTGAAATCAGCTACCCAAGAAGGGTCAAGCCAAGTAGAGATCGAGCCAATAAGAAATATAACCAAAAAAGTTCATGTGCCTCAGAAAACCTTGGAGTCGAGATTATGGGATCTTTTGCAGCCTGTAGCCAGATTATGGGGTCTCATAACGGCTGTAG TAATGAGCGGTGCTGGGGCAGAGCTAACTGTATTGCAATACGACTTAGCACCGGCTTtgat AGCCGGCGCTACCCTGGTATTTATTCTCGAGACTATGTGGGTTATAGCCCTATTCGTTGACCTATTGGGTCGGCGAGGCGAGTACACACTGGGTCTTCGGTGTTGGGACTTCATGAGGTGGTCCTGCGGGAGGGCCAGAGCGCCATTCTACGCGTGTGCAGCCACCGCACTATTGTTTGCCAACCTGACATTACTTACAACAATATCAG GTGGTATGCTGCTAATCCTAGCAGCCCTTCGCGCCGCAGTTCCATTCTCTCCCTACGCCAACCACGGACCCCATTCGCCCAGAGCGGGGAGCTCTTTGCTCACCCAGCATGAGCCCAATCTGCCtgatgtttattataatgctGCCAATGCTACTGACGATAA GTGCGAGGAGATGACCGTCATAAACGTAAAAACTCCAAGTAAATCACGTTCCGTTACGCCCAAGCCATCCCTTTTGGAACTTTAG
- the LOC123693305 gene encoding odorant receptor 94a-like, producing the protein MTQLLSSMAAICVVMVQVSQDASSFKSIRLVTSLAFFAAMIIQLAIQCFTANELTYQAGRVSEAIMHCKWERMSSRLRRMLVIAMVRTQRPLRLTAAGFANMDNNCFLAIMKAAYSYYAFLSQKQV; encoded by the exons ATGACACAACTATTATCAAGCATGGCTGCTATTTGCGTAGTAATGGTACAAGTTTCG caAGACGCATCTAGTTTTAAATCAATTCGTTTGGTTACTTCTTTGGCTTTCTTCGCGGCGATGATCATACAGCTGGCAATACAATGTTTCACTGCTAACGAGCTGACTTATCAA GCTGGTCGAGTGTCAGAAGCAATAATGCACTGTAAATGGGAGCGCATGTCGTCGCGCCTCCGTCGAATGCTTGTTATTGCCATGGTGAGGACGCAACGCCCGCTCCGCTTAACTGCAGCCGGCTTCGCTAATATGGACAACAATTGCTTTCTAGCT ATCATGAAAGCTGCATATTCATATTACGCTTTTCTAAGCCAAAAACAAGTTTAA